One part of the Sulfuriferula thiophila genome encodes these proteins:
- a CDS encoding [protein-PII] uridylyltransferase — MVAVASATRAEQWRMQLRDGRSTIKQAFLSGTSIRTILTRNRQLVDGVLSEVWQSLDLPISAALVAVGGYGRNELFPHSDVDLLILLDHPALPEEQVAIEQIVSLFWDIGLEVGPSVRTLDECLEESERDLTILTNLLESRFLCGNQSLYQLFQQRFTQQLDTRAFFEGKLLEQDQRHARFNDSAYQLEPNIKESPGGLRDLHNLRWLTQAAGIGANWHDLVLAGLLSSSELRQIQTLERFLFDLRARLHYLAGRREDRLLFDYQQSLAEQYQIRATTTRRASEILMQRYYRSVKIVAQMRDILLPSLRARIFGNNQLPVIALNPRFQIRDNLLKVIDDNLFERQPDAIFESFILLQQHPELTGMSASTLRALWRARHRINAEFRRDPVNQTQFMQILRAPQTITRTLRNMNHYGILGRYIPAFGRIVGQMQHDLYHIYTVDEHILTVLRNLRRLTIPELAHEHPLASRLISGFAHPELLYLAALFHDIAKGRGGDHSTLGMVDARRFCRQHGLSKSDTELVVWLVGEHLSFSATAQKQDLSDPDVITRFTQRIPDERHLIALYLLTTCDIRGTSPSVWNAWKAKLLEDLFYASRRRLSGETNLHSGIDKTKTEASRLLRLYGLSPHTEDALWVNLADSYFLRHEPQEIAWHSRHLWHRVSSPLAVVRARLSPIGEGVQVLIYAPDEPTLFAQICAFFEAINYTIVDARIHTTRNNYALDSFLILDKHQREIAYRDFLSYIEHELALLLNTHAQLKTATRGRVSRHLKHFPINAEVSLRPDENGKLYTLNLVAGDRPGLLFAIAQILYQHNISLYAAKISTLGERAEDTFMIQGEALNQPHARLQLETDLLKVLNL, encoded by the coding sequence GCACTGGTTGCAGTGGGTGGCTACGGCCGCAACGAACTGTTCCCCCACTCGGATGTGGATCTGCTGATTTTACTGGATCATCCGGCGCTCCCTGAGGAACAGGTTGCCATTGAACAAATAGTCAGCTTATTCTGGGACATTGGCCTGGAAGTCGGCCCCAGCGTACGCACCCTGGATGAATGCCTGGAAGAATCCGAACGTGACCTCACCATACTCACCAACCTGCTGGAATCGCGTTTTCTGTGCGGCAATCAATCTCTCTACCAGCTATTCCAGCAACGCTTTACCCAGCAACTGGACACCCGCGCTTTCTTTGAAGGCAAACTGCTGGAACAGGATCAGCGCCATGCGCGCTTTAACGATAGCGCCTACCAGTTGGAACCCAATATCAAGGAAAGCCCCGGCGGACTGCGCGACCTGCATAATCTGCGCTGGCTGACCCAGGCTGCGGGTATCGGCGCTAACTGGCACGACCTGGTACTGGCCGGTTTACTCAGCAGCAGCGAATTACGCCAGATCCAGACCCTGGAACGATTTCTATTCGACCTCCGGGCACGCCTGCATTACCTTGCCGGACGGCGTGAAGACCGCCTGTTATTTGATTACCAGCAAAGCCTGGCCGAGCAATATCAAATTCGCGCCACCACAACGCGTCGCGCCAGCGAAATACTGATGCAGCGCTATTACCGTAGCGTCAAGATCGTCGCACAAATGCGGGATATTTTGCTTCCCAGCTTGCGCGCGCGCATCTTCGGCAATAACCAGCTACCGGTTATTGCGCTCAACCCGCGCTTTCAGATACGCGATAATTTACTCAAAGTCATCGACGACAACCTGTTCGAACGCCAGCCAGACGCCATATTCGAAAGCTTTATCCTGCTGCAGCAGCATCCTGAATTAACCGGCATGAGCGCATCCACGCTACGCGCACTATGGCGCGCACGGCACCGCATCAATGCCGAATTCCGCCGCGACCCGGTGAATCAGACCCAGTTCATGCAAATCCTGCGTGCGCCGCAAACCATCACCCGCACCCTGCGCAACATGAACCACTACGGCATACTGGGGCGTTACATCCCGGCATTTGGCCGTATCGTCGGGCAGATGCAACACGATCTGTATCACATCTACACTGTAGATGAGCATATCCTTACTGTACTGCGCAATTTGCGCCGCCTCACCATCCCTGAGCTGGCCCATGAACACCCGCTGGCCAGCCGCCTTATCAGTGGTTTTGCGCACCCGGAATTACTTTATCTGGCCGCATTATTTCACGACATTGCCAAAGGGCGTGGTGGTGATCACTCTACGCTGGGCATGGTCGATGCCCGCCGCTTTTGCCGGCAGCACGGACTGTCTAAATCGGATACCGAACTGGTCGTGTGGCTGGTAGGCGAACACCTGAGCTTTTCTGCAACTGCGCAAAAACAGGATTTATCCGACCCGGATGTGATCACCCGCTTTACCCAGCGCATCCCGGATGAGCGCCATCTCATTGCGCTCTATCTGCTTACTACCTGCGACATACGTGGCACCAGTCCCAGCGTGTGGAATGCCTGGAAAGCTAAATTACTGGAAGATTTATTTTACGCCAGTCGTCGCCGACTGAGTGGCGAGACCAATCTGCATAGCGGTATCGACAAAACCAAAACAGAAGCTTCGCGTTTATTGCGGTTATACGGGCTGTCTCCACACACGGAAGATGCGCTGTGGGTCAACCTGGCTGATAGTTATTTTCTGCGCCATGAACCACAGGAAATCGCCTGGCACAGCCGTCACCTCTGGCATCGCGTCAGCTCGCCTTTGGCAGTAGTGCGTGCCCGTCTGAGCCCTATTGGTGAAGGTGTGCAAGTGTTGATTTATGCGCCGGACGAACCTACTTTATTCGCGCAGATATGCGCCTTCTTCGAAGCTATAAACTACACCATTGTCGATGCGCGCATACACACTACGCGTAACAATTATGCACTCGACAGTTTTCTCATTCTCGACAAGCATCAACGTGAGATTGCCTATCGGGATTTCCTGAGTTACATCGAGCACGAACTGGCGCTGTTGCTCAATACCCATGCCCAGCTTAAAACAGCTACCCGCGGCAGGGTCAGTCGCCACCTGAAACATTTTCCGATTAATGCAGAAGTCAGCCTACGCCCGGATGAAAATGGCAAACTCTACACGCTGAACCTGGTCGCCGGCGACAGACCCGGACTGCTATTCGCTATCGCCCAGATTCTGTACCAGCATAACATCAGCCTGTACGCTGCCAAAATCAGCACCCTGGGTGAGCGCGCAGAAGACACCTTCATGATCCAAGGCGAGGCGCTTAACCAGCCTCACGCCCGCTTGCAACTCGAAACGGATTTATTAAAAGTGCTAAACCTTTAA
- the galU gene encoding UTP--glucose-1-phosphate uridylyltransferase GalU, whose product MVKVTKAVFPVAGMGTRFLPATKAMPKEMLPIVDKPLIQYAVEEAIAAGITDLIFITGRSKRAIPDHFDKAYELEAELEERGKQKLLDLVRGIIPPHVTCVYIRQAEALGLGHAVLKAKPVVNNEPFAVILADDLIDATTPAMKQMTELYSYYQCSILGVQEVAREETGSYGIVAAQPISEKLSKVDAIVEKPKPEVAPSTLGVVGRYILTPRIFHHLETIPFGAGGELQLTDGIAELLKEQQVLAYAFDGVRYDCGSKIGYLKATVEHALKHPEVADEFRAYLDARCD is encoded by the coding sequence ATGGTCAAGGTTACTAAAGCGGTTTTTCCGGTTGCGGGTATGGGGACGCGGTTTTTGCCAGCGACCAAAGCCATGCCAAAAGAAATGTTGCCTATCGTCGATAAACCATTGATACAGTACGCGGTTGAAGAAGCGATTGCGGCAGGCATTACCGATCTGATTTTCATCACAGGCCGCAGCAAGCGTGCCATTCCTGACCATTTTGATAAAGCTTACGAACTGGAAGCCGAGCTGGAAGAGCGTGGTAAACAGAAGTTGCTGGATCTGGTACGTGGCATCATTCCTCCCCACGTGACCTGTGTCTATATTCGCCAGGCCGAGGCGCTGGGTCTGGGGCATGCAGTGTTGAAAGCCAAACCGGTAGTGAATAATGAGCCATTTGCCGTGATCCTCGCCGATGACCTGATTGATGCGACTACCCCGGCGATGAAGCAAATGACCGAATTGTATAGCTACTACCAGTGCTCGATTTTAGGGGTGCAGGAAGTGGCGCGTGAAGAAACCGGTTCTTACGGTATCGTTGCGGCGCAACCGATCTCTGAAAAATTGAGTAAAGTGGATGCAATCGTAGAGAAGCCAAAGCCGGAAGTTGCACCGTCAACGCTGGGTGTGGTGGGGCGCTATATATTGACGCCGCGTATTTTTCATCACCTCGAAACCATCCCGTTTGGCGCGGGAGGCGAATTGCAGTTGACTGACGGTATCGCCGAGCTGCTGAAAGAGCAGCAAGTGCTGGCCTATGCATTCGATGGTGTACGTTATGACTGTGGCAGCAAGATTGGCTACCTCAAAGCGACTGTCGAGCATGCGCTGAAACATCCGGAAGTGGCGGATGAATTCCGTGCTTATCTGGATGCGCGCTGCGATTAA
- the ligA gene encoding NAD-dependent DNA ligase LigA, producing the protein MVSAEIKNRISALREQLEYHNYRYYVLDAPEISDAEYDRLFRELQSLEQQYPELIIPSSPSQRVGGAALTEFTQITHTTPMLSLNNAFSEDEVVAFDRRVREASELSQVDYAVEPKFDGLAISLVYERGQFVMGATRGDGYVGEDVTANLRTIRAIPLLLATPNPPQRIEIRGEVLMLKADFAALNAYQREQGLKEFANPRNAAAGSLRQLDPRITATRGLHFFAYGVGQCEGVVLPSTHGEVMDLLMAWRIPVAHERAVVQGVEGLLAYYQRIGAQRDSLAFDIDGVVYKVNDLAMQQQIGYVARAPRFAIAHKFPAQEATTQLLDIDVQVGRTGAITPVARLAPVSVGGVTVTNATLHNEDEIRRKGVLIGDWVNVRRAGDVIPEIVSVVMSRRPSDAREFVMPTTCPVCGSHIVRLPDEAIARCTGGLFCPAQRKQALWHFASRRAMDIDGLGEKLVEQLVDENLVHSPADLYRLGLLSLVNLERMAEKSARNLLAAIEHSKRTTLARFIYALGIRHVGEQTAKDLARYYGTLEAMMAADELQLQQVPEVGEVVAKSIVQFFAEPHNLTVIEMLRAAGVCWDESAPPVIQNSAISGKVFVITGTLPTMSRDEAKAKIEAMGGKASGSVSKKTDFVLAGAEPGSKFIKAQELGITILDEAEFLSLINENQGEEDGQGY; encoded by the coding sequence ATGGTGTCGGCCGAGATAAAAAATCGTATCAGCGCTTTGCGCGAACAGCTGGAGTATCATAATTATCGCTATTATGTACTTGATGCACCGGAAATAAGCGATGCGGAATATGATCGCCTGTTCCGGGAATTGCAGTCGCTGGAACAGCAATATCCCGAATTAATCATCCCCAGCTCACCCAGTCAACGCGTTGGCGGTGCAGCACTTACTGAATTTACCCAGATCACCCATACCACCCCGATGCTGTCTCTCAACAATGCGTTCAGTGAGGATGAAGTGGTGGCGTTCGACCGCCGTGTGCGCGAAGCCAGCGAGCTGTCGCAGGTCGACTATGCGGTAGAGCCGAAATTTGATGGCCTGGCGATCAGCTTGGTGTACGAGCGCGGTCAGTTTGTCATGGGGGCAACCCGCGGTGATGGCTATGTTGGCGAGGATGTGACAGCTAACCTGCGCACGATTCGGGCAATACCGTTGCTGCTGGCAACGCCAAATCCACCTCAACGCATAGAGATTCGCGGTGAGGTGTTGATGCTGAAAGCCGACTTTGCCGCATTGAATGCATATCAGCGTGAACAAGGACTGAAAGAGTTTGCTAATCCGCGTAATGCGGCAGCAGGTTCGTTACGGCAGTTGGACCCACGTATTACTGCAACGCGCGGATTGCATTTTTTTGCCTACGGTGTTGGTCAATGTGAGGGTGTAGTATTGCCGTCCACGCATGGTGAGGTGATGGATCTGCTGATGGCGTGGCGGATACCGGTGGCGCATGAACGAGCTGTGGTGCAAGGGGTGGAAGGTTTGTTGGCCTACTATCAGCGTATTGGCGCACAGCGCGATAGCCTGGCGTTTGATATTGATGGCGTGGTTTACAAAGTTAATGATCTGGCAATGCAGCAGCAGATTGGTTATGTCGCACGCGCACCCCGTTTCGCCATCGCCCACAAATTTCCTGCTCAGGAAGCAACGACCCAGTTACTGGATATCGACGTGCAGGTAGGGCGTACCGGTGCAATTACACCTGTGGCGCGGTTAGCTCCAGTCTCCGTGGGTGGTGTAACCGTGACCAATGCCACCTTGCACAATGAAGATGAAATCCGTCGCAAAGGGGTGCTGATCGGCGATTGGGTCAATGTGCGACGTGCGGGCGATGTAATTCCGGAAATCGTGTCGGTGGTAATGTCACGGCGCCCATCGGATGCACGTGAATTTGTCATGCCCACTACCTGTCCGGTATGTGGCTCGCACATAGTGCGTTTGCCGGATGAGGCCATTGCGCGTTGTACGGGCGGGCTGTTTTGCCCTGCACAGCGTAAACAGGCGTTATGGCATTTTGCCAGCCGTCGCGCGATGGATATCGATGGCTTGGGTGAGAAACTGGTTGAGCAACTGGTGGATGAAAATCTGGTGCATAGCCCGGCGGATTTATACCGGCTGGGCTTGCTCAGTCTGGTTAATCTGGAACGGATGGCGGAGAAATCTGCCCGCAACCTGCTGGCAGCCATAGAGCACAGCAAACGCACGACACTGGCGCGATTTATTTATGCGCTGGGTATCCGCCATGTTGGTGAACAGACTGCAAAGGATCTGGCGCGTTACTACGGCACGCTGGAAGCAATGATGGCAGCAGATGAGCTGCAGTTGCAGCAAGTGCCGGAAGTGGGTGAGGTGGTGGCAAAATCTATTGTTCAGTTTTTTGCCGAGCCACATAATCTGACTGTCATCGAGATGTTGCGGGCAGCAGGGGTGTGCTGGGATGAAAGTGCGCCACCTGTCATACAAAATAGCGCAATTTCTGGTAAGGTGTTTGTGATTACAGGCACATTGCCAACGATGAGCCGCGATGAAGCGAAGGCGAAGATAGAGGCGATGGGCGGCAAAGCTTCGGGTAGCGTTTCGAAAAAAACGGATTTTGTGCTGGCTGGGGCAGAGCCTGGCAGTAAATTCATCAAGGCGCAAGAATTGGGTATTACCATATTGGATGAGGCGGAATTTCTCAGTTTAATCAATGAAAATCAGGGAGAAGAAGATGGTCAAGGTTACTAA
- a CDS encoding cell division protein ZipA C-terminal FtsZ-binding domain-containing protein: MNSLQISLIVLAVVVIGAIFFYNWFQERKYRKQSIALFGQQDDVLLQPNPPVAERVDPVVSSMEVEIEHEPVAPVVAPVEVPIVAQEEPRVAVKTEEEAELPAPPVDPLLEYAITIQVVDAIPSAAFATLIDSQRDTGKPVRWWGYVDKQGSWVEISPWREQAFTDVAIVVQLADRAGPVTENQLFNLTHEAQQLASRFNGIASWHDIAPILVKAAKLDQFCVDVDVLIGLNVVSLDGATFNGAQIAELAEAAGMTLDNAGVYQRRSERGEIVYALCNHEDTPFSADQMNSVQTHGVTLLFEVPRVDNGLAAFAELAQFGQQLANALGGKLVDDNIRPLSPAGVEKIQTQLVHIYQAMEAHDIPAGGRRALRLFN; encoded by the coding sequence ATGAATTCATTGCAAATCAGCCTGATCGTCCTTGCCGTTGTGGTAATTGGCGCGATATTTTTTTACAACTGGTTCCAGGAACGCAAATATCGCAAACAGTCGATAGCGCTGTTTGGCCAGCAGGATGATGTGTTACTGCAACCCAATCCTCCTGTCGCTGAGCGAGTTGATCCCGTAGTCAGTTCAATGGAAGTGGAAATTGAACATGAGCCAGTTGCGCCTGTGGTGGCTCCGGTTGAAGTACCCATTGTTGCTCAGGAGGAACCGCGAGTTGCCGTGAAAACTGAGGAAGAAGCCGAGTTACCAGCGCCACCTGTAGATCCTCTGCTCGAATACGCGATTACTATACAAGTGGTTGATGCTATTCCTAGTGCTGCATTCGCTACCCTGATAGATAGCCAGCGTGATACCGGAAAACCGGTGCGATGGTGGGGTTATGTGGACAAGCAGGGGAGCTGGGTCGAAATTAGTCCATGGCGTGAGCAGGCATTCACAGATGTCGCAATTGTGGTGCAACTGGCTGATCGAGCCGGTCCGGTTACAGAAAATCAGCTGTTTAATCTCACCCATGAAGCCCAGCAGCTGGCGAGCCGTTTTAATGGTATCGCCAGCTGGCATGATATTGCGCCCATACTGGTCAAGGCGGCAAAGCTCGATCAGTTCTGTGTGGATGTGGACGTATTGATCGGTTTGAATGTGGTCAGTCTGGATGGCGCCACCTTTAATGGCGCGCAAATTGCTGAATTGGCTGAGGCTGCTGGCATGACGCTGGATAATGCCGGTGTGTACCAGCGGCGGAGTGAACGTGGCGAGATTGTTTATGCATTGTGCAACCATGAAGATACGCCATTCTCTGCTGATCAGATGAACAGTGTGCAAACGCATGGGGTAACGCTGTTGTTCGAAGTGCCGCGTGTGGATAATGGCTTGGCAGCGTTTGCGGAACTGGCGCAATTTGGCCAGCAACTGGCGAATGCGCTGGGTGGCAAGTTGGTGGATGATAATATTCGCCCATTATCCCCTGCCGGTGTGGAGAAAATTCAAACACAATTAGTGCATATCTATCAGGCCATGGAAGCCCACGATATACCCGCGGGTGGTCGGCGCGCCTTACGATTGTTTAATTAA
- the ftsB gene encoding cell division protein FtsB, with amino-acid sequence MRWLTGILLGLLLLLQYPLWLGKGSWLKVWDTQQQVIQQQQVNAKLTTRNAAMDAEVRDLKQGLGAIEERARTELGMIRKNEVFFQVLDAPPPTAVMPPAIPTAEPPASHGMPR; translated from the coding sequence ATGCGTTGGCTGACAGGCATATTGCTGGGCTTGTTGCTGCTGCTACAGTATCCGCTTTGGCTGGGTAAGGGTAGCTGGCTCAAAGTCTGGGATACCCAGCAGCAGGTCATCCAGCAGCAGCAGGTTAATGCCAAGTTAACTACGCGTAATGCTGCAATGGATGCTGAAGTGCGTGACTTGAAACAAGGTCTGGGCGCGATCGAAGAACGCGCCCGTACCGAGCTGGGTATGATACGAAAAAACGAAGTGTTTTTTCAGGTGCTGGATGCCCCGCCGCCAACAGCCGTTATGCCGCCTGCAATACCTACCGCTGAACCTCCTGCCAGTCACGGAATGCCAAGATGA